A genome region from Desulfobacterales bacterium includes the following:
- a CDS encoding HNH endonuclease, whose translation MKKKKSPEPFAYDLEKSDLKRERHKARELRGSQWWKRQLAKGVCYYCGSKTPPKELTMDHIVPIARGGKSTRGNVVPCCKTCNTAKKQLLPMEWEAYLQKLTSTSS comes from the coding sequence ATGAAGAAAAAAAAATCCCCCGAACCCTTTGCCTATGATCTGGAAAAATCGGATCTGAAGCGCGAACGCCACAAAGCCCGGGAATTGCGCGGATCCCAATGGTGGAAGCGCCAGTTGGCCAAAGGGGTGTGTTATTACTGCGGCAGCAAAACACCGCCCAAGGAGCTGACCATGGATCATATCGTTCCGATTGCACGCGGCGGCAAAAGCACCCGCGGCAATGTAGTGCCCTGCTGCAAAACCTGCAACACCGCTAAAAAACAACTCCTGCCCATGGAGTGGGAGGCATACCTGCAGAAACTTACCTCAACATCATCCTAA
- a CDS encoding FG-GAP-like repeat-containing protein: MKLFKGGGRAFFGIFCIFVLILISSKASIADDSTVVPQETDPNLISTPEPVSEPAVFASITSDKKTETSQGEVSSDESVQSVQAAATSSYQDLPGSNDAGGKSIALSALTVDTFQFTGAAAGKIPIFVPPGRLGIQPKLALIYNSYLKNGWVGVGWDLDLVAIQRSTRHGVDYGGNDFVVLINGSSSELVERHEWGSDYYGAKIESRFTKYQYKGDAGWEVTGKNGTRYFYGTSSASRQVDPDDSSRVFKWCLDRVEDSNGNFMTVAYTKELGQIYPDQIDYTGNGNLAPANTVKFYLAGRPDVVDRYTARFKVTTAKILEAIEVHANGQLAGRYQLTYKDQNPSTSRSLLHAVTQYGSDGQTSQPQTEFTYTTKEAGFENLGSNWIESGYKNFADDPGLIRPMDVNADGRQDIVIGPSGSGKWFVLRSAENQMINDGAWIEGAYKNWKDNPDRIRAMDVNADGMMDIVIGPNKSGKWFVLRSTGTDFVDDGAWIAGAYGGWHDNANRIRPVDVNADGMTDIVIGPNKYGDWFVLRSTGTQFVDDGVWLTGAYGGWHDNADRIRPMDVNADGMVDIVIGPNKSGNWYVLRSTGTDFVDDGAWITGAYGNWYDNAAKIRPMDANGDGFADLVIGPSGSGNWYVLLSTGDSFSDEGAWMTNSFGGWKNYRIRSADVNGDGMQDIVLGPNGSGEWYILMSTGSSFINKTEWKLKGLYDSWRKKEKAAHVRPMDVNGDGMHDIVIGPNNSGNWFVLMAGGSYPDLLAQVDNGAGGSTAIDYLPSSHYANDFLPFVLHPVSEITVNDGLDNLAGTAFSYTGGRYDIESREFRGFHTAVQTSAPGTPHETVTLTQFHQDEYLKGRPSQVEFKEPGETGALLSKTAFSWFVESYVAANLPYAAHCFVYLQQKIAESYDGATTTRQEIYQYNSANGNLLSKTISGTDGETLTSTYQYSNFGNWTWRPTQETIEGSSSGKVREAYYGYESDTGNLLYKVFWLSDGDNPRLEMTYDPYGNQQTVKDARGNITATEYDTITYTFPVKIIYPETNGISHIVENEAWDYRFGKVITTRDENGNPTEYAYDEFGRLVQVDFPNGGQVTTEYVDTEFPRYVVTKVKEDPSGSTIDTYQYVDGLGREIQTISFGEAGKSIVTKKFYDALGRNDLAEGPFFAAGVDYPLSPSDAYPWQQITFDLRGRPEAVESADGEYGSVVTTFDYNGLSATVTDPDGSRKTERKDYLGRVVEVVEHADQQDYVTRYAYNAAGDLLTVNDHYSNTTTIDYDTLGRKISMNDPDMGYWEYTYDSNGNLITQIDEKLQTISFNYDVLNRIISKTYSTNDPTVTYTYDNLDIAHGRGRLYAASNAHATTIYNAYDEIGNIKSFSKTIAGDAATYTTQYTYDLSGKLINTAYPDGYQLTNTYHPKSGLLEAVRDPQSSLLAYMSNYTPTGKIGRIDYRNTVTTEYAYDPESTRLMSIVTQGPQVVGNQSASASIGVGSASQSASMTGIGVPAPTPEPYYQNKTYAYTPAGNIKEMTNNIEGVSFYCTYDKLHRLKSETNTGAYDPISYTYGATGNLTAKTIGNRSFDYTYDTWHKHAVKTIDVNGFDFQYEYDDNGNMISGPDFSDPAQVATRSISYNADNMVTRIVHAKGGSQVTTDFTYDGDGVRAKKVIGGGSTTYYIGAHFEIKNGVATKYIFAGNLRVAMIKGAETSYFHKDHLGSSTVMTDAAGEMVESSSYMPFGALRSHSGTEVSDYKYTDQEFDPESGLYNYNARLYDPVIGRFISADPFVQAPFDPQTLNRYSYCRNNPLIYIDPSGYGFFSNLWDKVKGFADDATKFVTTNVTSVVLTNIIFSVFDIAVPGLGLAIQAGIASVSYLAGDFAGDKVENAIKDGGSSSKNGVSLNSVGFASSNQFGNSSFGTTFDGSAPFVNYSQTYGGNFDYKSDYYSANIVSQGHISDGTFSEAIDRIYKGYYFGTGFGDYAANWYADKLVDADKWYEKLAYGAGLSLAVLWTPNTWYKTAGVLAGGAYLGLQDPKRLEIITRLLMHLYAKEPVSTLPKHVPMAQKITKHIR; this comes from the coding sequence ATGAAGCTATTTAAAGGGGGCGGCAGGGCTTTTTTTGGTATTTTTTGTATTTTTGTCCTAATCTTAATTTCATCAAAAGCATCAATTGCCGATGACAGCACCGTTGTCCCACAAGAAACCGACCCAAATTTAATTTCGACACCTGAACCCGTCTCAGAACCTGCCGTATTTGCATCGATAACTTCCGATAAAAAAACCGAAACAAGCCAGGGTGAGGTGTCATCTGATGAATCAGTGCAATCCGTTCAAGCGGCAGCCACATCTTCATATCAGGACTTACCCGGCTCAAATGATGCTGGCGGCAAATCAATAGCCTTGTCAGCGCTCACGGTCGATACGTTTCAATTTACCGGAGCAGCCGCCGGAAAAATTCCAATCTTTGTACCGCCCGGAAGGTTGGGTATCCAGCCGAAACTGGCTTTGATTTACAACAGCTACCTGAAAAACGGCTGGGTAGGTGTTGGCTGGGACCTGGATCTGGTGGCCATTCAGCGGTCAACCCGGCATGGGGTTGATTATGGCGGCAACGATTTTGTCGTTTTAATAAATGGCTCTTCATCCGAGCTTGTGGAAAGGCACGAATGGGGATCGGACTACTACGGCGCCAAAATCGAAAGTCGTTTCACCAAATATCAATATAAAGGCGATGCGGGCTGGGAAGTTACCGGCAAAAATGGCACCCGATATTTTTATGGGACCAGCTCTGCTTCGCGGCAGGTTGATCCTGATGATAGCAGCCGTGTGTTTAAATGGTGTTTGGACAGGGTGGAAGACAGCAACGGAAACTTTATGACCGTTGCCTATACAAAAGAACTGGGTCAAATTTATCCGGATCAGATTGATTACACCGGTAACGGAAACCTGGCGCCGGCAAATACCGTCAAATTTTATCTGGCCGGTCGACCCGATGTTGTCGATCGCTACACGGCCCGCTTTAAGGTGACCACCGCTAAAATACTTGAGGCGATCGAGGTACATGCAAACGGGCAACTGGCAGGCCGCTATCAATTGACTTACAAGGACCAGAACCCAAGCACTTCGCGTTCGCTGCTTCACGCGGTAACCCAGTATGGCAGTGACGGGCAAACGTCGCAGCCCCAAACCGAATTTACCTACACAACAAAGGAAGCCGGTTTTGAAAATTTGGGGTCTAACTGGATTGAGTCAGGCTATAAGAATTTTGCTGATGACCCGGGTCTTATTCGGCCGATGGACGTCAATGCCGATGGCAGACAGGATATTGTGATCGGCCCGAGCGGTTCCGGTAAATGGTTTGTGCTGAGATCCGCCGAAAATCAAATGATCAACGATGGTGCCTGGATTGAGGGTGCCTATAAGAACTGGAAAGATAATCCTGACCGTATTCGCGCCATGGATGTCAATGCCGATGGCATGATGGACATTGTCATCGGTCCGAACAAGTCCGGTAAATGGTTTGTGCTGCGCTCAACAGGCACGGATTTTGTAGATGATGGGGCCTGGATAGCCGGTGCTTACGGCGGCTGGCATGATAATGCGAATCGCATACGCCCCGTGGATGTCAATGCCGATGGCATGACGGACATTGTCATCGGTCCGAATAAGTACGGTGATTGGTTTGTGTTGCGCTCAACGGGCACGCAATTTGTAGATGATGGGGTCTGGCTAACCGGCGCCTACGGTGGCTGGCATGATAATGCGGACCGCATACGCCCTATGGATGTTAATGCCGATGGCATGGTGGACATTGTCATCGGTCCGAATAAGTCGGGCAACTGGTATGTACTGCGCTCAACAGGCACGGATTTTGTAGATGATGGGGCCTGGATAACCGGTGCTTACGGCAACTGGTATGATAATGCGGCAAAAATACGGCCTATGGATGCCAACGGTGATGGATTTGCGGATTTGGTCATCGGGCCCAGCGGATCGGGCAACTGGTATGTGCTGCTTTCCACCGGCGATAGTTTTTCAGATGAAGGCGCCTGGATGACAAACAGCTTCGGCGGCTGGAAAAATTACCGCATTCGTTCTGCTGACGTCAATGGAGACGGGATGCAGGATATCGTATTGGGTCCCAATGGCTCCGGGGAGTGGTACATCTTGATGTCCACCGGAAGCAGTTTTATCAACAAGACCGAATGGAAACTTAAAGGCCTTTACGACAGCTGGCGGAAAAAAGAAAAGGCAGCTCATGTCCGTCCCATGGATGTGAATGGAGACGGTATGCACGATATTGTTATCGGTCCCAATAATTCCGGCAATTGGTTTGTCTTGATGGCCGGCGGATCTTATCCGGATCTGCTGGCTCAAGTTGATAATGGCGCCGGCGGGTCAACCGCCATTGATTATCTGCCCTCTTCACATTATGCCAACGATTTTTTGCCCTTTGTCTTGCATCCGGTCTCGGAAATAACCGTAAACGACGGATTGGACAATTTGGCCGGTACGGCGTTCAGCTATACGGGGGGGCGCTATGATATTGAAAGCAGGGAATTCAGAGGGTTTCATACCGCCGTGCAGACCAGCGCACCGGGTACGCCGCATGAAACCGTCACACTTACACAATTTCATCAAGACGAATATCTTAAAGGCAGACCATCTCAGGTTGAGTTCAAAGAGCCCGGTGAAACCGGCGCGCTGCTGTCCAAGACAGCTTTCTCATGGTTTGTGGAATCTTATGTAGCGGCAAATTTGCCTTATGCCGCGCATTGTTTTGTCTACCTGCAGCAAAAAATCGCCGAATCATATGATGGTGCGACAACAACCCGCCAAGAAATTTATCAATACAATAGTGCCAATGGAAATCTGCTTTCAAAAACCATATCCGGCACCGATGGTGAGACGCTGACATCCACCTACCAGTATTCAAATTTTGGAAACTGGACATGGCGCCCAACGCAGGAAACCATTGAAGGCAGTAGCAGCGGCAAGGTGCGCGAAGCCTATTACGGCTATGAATCCGATACCGGCAATTTATTGTACAAAGTATTCTGGTTGAGTGATGGTGACAACCCCAGGCTCGAGATGACCTATGACCCGTACGGCAATCAGCAAACGGTTAAAGACGCCAGAGGGAACATCACCGCCACTGAATACGATACCATCACCTATACCTTTCCCGTAAAAATAATTTATCCTGAAACCAACGGCATTTCTCACATCGTTGAAAACGAAGCCTGGGATTACCGCTTTGGCAAAGTGATCACCACCAGAGACGAAAACGGTAACCCAACCGAATATGCTTACGATGAATTCGGGCGGCTGGTGCAGGTGGATTTTCCCAATGGCGGGCAGGTGACCACCGAATATGTCGATACTGAATTTCCCCGCTATGTGGTCACCAAAGTCAAAGAAGACCCATCCGGCAGCACCATCGATACCTATCAATATGTTGACGGGCTGGGCCGGGAAATTCAGACGATCTCCTTTGGCGAGGCCGGCAAGTCCATTGTCACCAAAAAGTTTTATGATGCCCTGGGGCGCAACGATCTGGCCGAAGGCCCGTTTTTTGCCGCCGGTGTGGATTATCCTTTAAGTCCTTCCGATGCTTATCCCTGGCAGCAGATCACTTTTGATCTTCGCGGCCGGCCGGAAGCCGTTGAAAGCGCCGATGGTGAATATGGCTCGGTTGTCACCACGTTTGACTACAACGGCCTGTCAGCAACCGTCACCGATCCGGACGGCAGCCGTAAAACCGAGCGCAAAGATTATCTGGGGCGGGTGGTTGAGGTCGTCGAGCATGCCGATCAGCAGGACTATGTCACCCGCTATGCCTATAATGCCGCCGGGGACCTGCTGACCGTCAATGACCATTACAGCAACACAACCACCATCGATTATGATACACTGGGCCGAAAAATCAGCATGAATGACCCGGACATGGGCTACTGGGAATATACCTATGACTCAAACGGCAATTTGATCACCCAAATCGATGAAAAACTGCAGACAATATCATTTAACTATGACGTGCTAAATCGGATCATTTCAAAAACCTACTCAACAAATGACCCAACCGTTACCTACACCTACGACAACCTTGACATTGCTCATGGAAGAGGTCGTCTGTATGCGGCATCCAACGCGCATGCAACCACCATCTATAACGCCTATGACGAGATCGGCAACATTAAAAGTTTTTCTAAAACCATTGCCGGAGATGCCGCCACCTATACCACTCAATACACCTACGATCTGTCCGGCAAGCTCATAAACACCGCTTATCCGGATGGTTATCAACTGACCAATACCTACCATCCGAAAAGCGGTTTGCTTGAAGCCGTCAGAGACCCACAATCCAGCCTGCTGGCATATATGTCAAATTATACGCCCACCGGTAAAATCGGCCGAATTGATTATCGCAACACGGTTACTACGGAATATGCCTACGATCCGGAATCCACCCGCCTGATGTCGATTGTCACCCAGGGGCCGCAGGTGGTCGGCAATCAATCCGCCAGCGCGTCAATTGGGGTTGGCAGTGCGAGTCAATCTGCATCCATGACGGGGATAGGGGTGCCCGCGCCGACGCCCGAACCGTATTATCAGAACAAAACATATGCCTATACACCGGCGGGCAACATCAAAGAAATGACCAACAATATCGAAGGGGTCAGCTTTTACTGCACCTACGACAAACTGCACCGGCTCAAATCTGAAACCAATACCGGCGCTTATGATCCGATCAGCTACACCTACGGCGCCACCGGAAATTTAACCGCCAAAACCATCGGCAACCGCTCCTTTGACTACACCTATGACACTTGGCACAAGCATGCGGTTAAAACCATCGACGTCAATGGTTTCGACTTTCAATATGAATACGACGACAACGGCAACATGATCAGCGGGCCAGACTTTAGCGATCCGGCCCAGGTGGCCACCCGCAGCATCAGCTACAATGCGGACAACATGGTCACCCGTATCGTGCACGCTAAGGGCGGAAGCCAGGTCACCACTGATTTTACCTATGACGGTGACGGTGTGCGGGCCAAAAAGGTTATCGGCGGCGGCAGCACCACCTATTACATCGGCGCTCATTTTGAGATCAAAAACGGCGTAGCCACTAAATACATCTTCGCCGGCAATCTGCGGGTTGCGATGATTAAAGGTGCTGAGACCAGCTATTTTCATAAGGACCATCTGGGCAGCTCCACGGTGATGACCGATGCTGCCGGTGAGATGGTGGAGTCGTCATCGTATATGCCTTTTGGCGCGCTGCGCAGTCACAGCGGGACGGAGGTTTCCGATTACAAGTACACTGACCAGGAATTTGACCCCGAATCCGGTCTTTACAATTACAACGCCAGGCTTTATGATCCGGTCATCGGCCGTTTTATCAGCGCAGATCCGTTTGTCCAGGCGCCTTTTGATCCCCAGACGCTCAATCGCTACAGCTACTGTCGCAACAACCCGTTAATCTACATTGATCCTTCGGGGTACGGGTTTTTCAGCAATTTATGGGACAAAGTGAAGGGATTTGCTGATGATGCGACAAAATTTGTAACGACAAATGTTACCAGTGTTGTTCTCACAAATATTATATTTAGCGTATTTGATATAGCCGTCCCAGGTCTTGGGTTAGCGATTCAAGCTGGCATCGCCTCGGTATCCTATTTAGCCGGTGATTTTGCAGGGGATAAAGTCGAAAACGCCATCAAAGATGGAGGCTCTTCATCTAAAAATGGCGTCAGCTTAAATAGTGTTGGATTCGCATCATCAAACCAATTCGGCAATAGTTCATTCGGAACAACATTTGATGGATCAGCGCCATTTGTTAATTATTCACAAACTTATGGTGGTAATTTTGATTATAAATCCGATTACTACAGTGCCAATATTGTCTCCCAAGGTCATATAAGTGATGGTACCTTTAGTGAAGCAATAGATAGAATTTATAAGGGATATTACTTCGGGACAGGTTTTGGTGACTATGCAGCAAATTGGTATGCAGATAAATTAGTCGACGCCGATAAATGGTATGAAAAGTTAGCCTATGGTGCGGGACTGTCCCTTGCTGTACTCTGGACACCAAATACCTGGTATAAAACAGCTGGGGTTTTAGCCGGTGGAGCATATTTAGGCCTTCAAGACCCGAAACGATTAGAAATCATCACTAGGCTACTAATGCACCTCTATGCAAAGGAACCAGTGTCAACTTTACCAAAGCACGTTCCAATGGCACAAAAGATAACTAAACATATTCGCTAA